Below is a window of Halolamina sp. CBA1230 DNA.
CGAGGACCGTCCGACGCACGAGCAGGTACATGAAGAAGACGAACCCCAGCATCCCCACCAGCACCACGGTGAACAGGGGATTCGAGACGAGGAAATCGAACGCCTCGCCGACGATAGTGGCTGGAGCGACCATACGCCGCGTTCTCCCGGCGCGCGGTTAGGCGTTTCGGCGGACGGCTCAGTCCTCCGCCGCCGTGGGCTCCCCAGCGCCGGACTCCGCCGCCGTGTCGTCGTCCGCCTCGTCCTCGACGACCCCCGCGCCGCCGGGTCCCTCGGCCTCGACGGCTGCGGGGTCCCGCACCCAGAGGTCGCCGAACAGGTCGTCCTGGTTCAGCCGTACGTCGCCACGGTTCGAGAGGAAGAGGAGGGCCAAATAGGTCATTACGGGCTTGCCGCCGGCGTCGCGCACCTCCGCGAACAGCACCTCGTCGCGGCCCCGGTCGTAGCGCTCGGTCAGCGCGTCGCCCACGTCGGCGATCACCTCGTCGATGTCCTCGGTGTGGGTGGTGCCGGTGACGTCGTCCTCGGTCGGCTCCTCGTCGCGCCGGAAGTCGTCGCCGGCGTGGTAGTCGAGCGTCTGCGGGCCACGCGAGTACCCCCGCGGGGAGTCGGTCGTGTCGTAGCTGCGGGACTCCTTCCACCAGCTCCCGCGCTCGGCGTCACGGAGCTCCCGGACCAGTTCGTCCAGCGTCTCGGGCGTCCCGCGGGTGGATTTGCGTTCCAGCCGGCGGTCCATCTCGGCCTCCAGCTGGTCGACCGGGTCGAACCCGCCGTCCTCGTCGGGCGGCGGCGCCTCCCCCGCCATCGCCATCTCCCAGGGCTCGGGTTCGGGCTCGTCGGGCTCGTCGTTACCCAGCATCGCGTCGGATTTCATCCGCAGCAGCACCGAGGCGTAGAACAGCGCCCGCCCCGACGCCCGGAGGTCCGCGGCGTCGAGTTCGTCGAGGAACGCGTCGGTGACGGCGACGATGTCGATGTCCCACGGGTCGATCTCGCCCTCCTCGGCGAGGTTGACGAGCACCTCGACTGGCTCGACTTCGCCGTCCTCCTCGTCGGCGTTCTCGTTCGGCGCCGCGTTGTCCCGCGGACGATCGCCGCTCACGAGGTCGTCGTCGACGCCCGGATCGCCGGGCTCGTGGCCCGCGATGTCGAGCGAGAACTCGTCGTCGCTCACGTTCGGACCCCCGCGTTATCAATCGTCATCGGTCGCCACCTCCGTCTCCGGCCGCTCGCCGTCCGCGAGGTCGATCCCCGTGACGGCGGAGATGTTGTTCTCCTGCATCGTGACGCCGATAGCGCGCTCCGAGCGATCGAGCAGCGCCGAACGGTGGCTGACGACGACGAACTGCGCGTCGCCCGCGAGGTCGTCGACCATCTCGCCGACGCGCTCGGCGTTGACCGCGTCGAGGAACGCGTCGATCTCGTCGAGCGCGTAGAACGGCGCGGGGTTGTGGCGCTGGATCGCGAAGATGAACGCGAGCGCCGTCAGTGACTTCTCCCCGCCGCTCATCGCGTCCAGTCGCTGGACGGGCTTGTCCGCGGGCTGGGCTTTCATCGTCAACCCCTCCTCGAACGGGTTCTCGGGGTCCTCGAGCACCAGTTCCCCGCTCCCGTCGGAGAGCCGGGAGAAGATGCGCTGGAACTGCTCGTCGATGGCCTCGAACGCGTCCATGAACGTCTGTTTCTTCCGCTGTTCGAACCCCTCGATGCGCTCCTCGATCCCGTCGCGCTCCTCGACCAGCACCTCGCGCTGCTCCGTGAGTTGGTCGAGATCTGACTCGACCTCGTCGTACTCGTCGATCGCGAGCATGTTCACCGGCTCCAGCTCCTCCATCGCCTCGCTCAGGCGCTCGATCTCGGCTTCGACCTCGTCGTGGGGCGGGATCTCGTCGGCGTCGTACTCGCCGACCTGGCTCTCGAGTTCGGAGATCTCCTCGCTCAGCGCGACCGCGCTGCGTTTCAGCGAGTCGAGCCGGTTCTCCACGCGGTCGACCTCGTCCTGCCGGTCGTTGCGCTCGCTGCGCGCTTCGCGCACGTCCTCCTTGAGCGCCTCGCGTTCCTCCTTGAGGTCGGCGAGCTGCTCCTCGAGCTCGGCGACTTTCTCGTGTTTCTCCTCGAGAACGTCCTCCTTCTCCTCGATCTCCGCCTCGAACTCCTCGATGTCGTCCTCGAGTTCGGCCTTGCGGTTCTGGGCCTCCTCGACGGTGTCGTGGAGCTCCTCGAGGGAGTTCTCGGCGTACTCCTTCTCGCGGCGCCGGTCGTCGAGTTCGGCGTCGAGGTCGTCGCTGCGGTCCTCCAACTCCGCGATCTCCTCGCGGATCTCCTCGGCCCGCGCGGAGAGTTCCGGGA
It encodes the following:
- a CDS encoding ScpA family protein, producing MSDDEFSLDIAGHEPGDPGVDDDLVSGDRPRDNAAPNENADEEDGEVEPVEVLVNLAEEGEIDPWDIDIVAVTDAFLDELDAADLRASGRALFYASVLLRMKSDAMLGNDEPDEPEPEPWEMAMAGEAPPPDEDGGFDPVDQLEAEMDRRLERKSTRGTPETLDELVRELRDAERGSWWKESRSYDTTDSPRGYSRGPQTLDYHAGDDFRRDEEPTEDDVTGTTHTEDIDEVIADVGDALTERYDRGRDEVLFAEVRDAGGKPVMTYLALLFLSNRGDVRLNQDDLFGDLWVRDPAAVEAEGPGGAGVVEDEADDDTAAESGAGEPTAAED